Below is a genomic region from Pseudomonas sp. JQ170C.
AGGCGCGGCCCTGCTCAAATTCGTCAAGCGCCTGACCAAGCTGCGCCTGGCCTACCCGGTACTGCGCCGCTCGCGGTTTCTGGTCGGCGACTACAATGAGGCGATCGGGGTCAAGGACGTCACTTGGCTGGCCCCGGATGGCAGCGAGATGAGTGTCGAACAATGGCAGGACAGTCAGGGAAGAACCCTCGGCATGCTGATGGATGGTCGTGCCCAGGTCAGTGGCATTGCGCGAGCGGGAGCCGACGCCACCTTGCTGTTGATCGTCAATGCCTACCACGATTCCGTCACCTTTACCCTGCCCCAGGTGCCCGAGGGCGAAGACTGGAACTGCCTGCTCGACACCGACCGGCCACAACTGCGCAAGGGCGAACGGCATGAGCTCGACACCGCGCTGGAGGTGGCCGGACGCTCACTGGTGCTGCTGGAGTTGCAACGCGAAGACGACACATGAAGGACGGGAACTGAATCCGACCGGGGCCAGTCCCATGCAGTAGGCTTGCCGACAAGGAGCGATCGTGAATCTTGAACCGCACCCCTCCATCCTTGCAGGTACCCGCCAGGCACCCCCGGTGCAGCGCTTGCGGGTCCTGACCGTCAACACCCACAAGGGCTTTACCGCTTTCAACCGCCGCTTCATCCTGCCTGAGCTGCGCGAGGCCGTGCGCAGTACCCAGGCCGACATCGTGTTCCTGCAGGAAGTGCTCGGCAGCCACGACCGCCATGCCGCCCGCTACGCCGGCTGGCCGCAAACCTCGCAGTACGAATTCCTCGCCGACAGCATGTGGAGCGATTTCGCCTATGGGCGCAACGCCGTCTACCCCGACGGTCACCACGGCAACGCCCTGCTGTCCAAGTACCCGATCATCGAGCATCGCAACCTCGACGTCTCGATCACCGGCCCCGAGCGCCGAGGCCTGCTGCATTGCGTGCTGGATGTACCCGGGCAACACCAGGTGCATGCCGTGTGCGTCCACCTGTCACTGCTGGAAAGCCACCGGCAAAAGCAGCTGCAACTGCTGCGCCGACTGCTCGACTCGCTGCCGGCCGATGCACCGGTGATCATTGCCGGTGACTTCAACGACTGGAAGCTGCGGGGCAACCGCACCCTGGGCTTGCACCGCGGTTTGCACGAGGCGTTCGAGCGTCATCATGGCCTGCTCGCCCGCACCTACCCCGCCCGCCTGCCGTTGCTGCGCCTGGACCGTATCTACCTGCGCAATGCCAACAGCCATGCCCCGCAGATTCTGGGCAACAAGCCCTGGAGTCACCTCTCCGATCACCTGCCCCTGGCAGTGGAAGTGCACCTTTAGCAATGATTCGGCATAGCCACCACGGCTGAAAGAGCCGTGGCGACTATGAAACGTGAATAATTGTTAATTTTCAGCCAATTGGGGCATCCAATAGCTTGACAACGGTTCCATAACGTCTTCTTGACGCCCGCCCGGTCCTCTCCTTAGCTACAAGTAATGTCACATCCTTGTTCCGAGCCTCTAGCTCGCGCCTTTCAGCGCGTGACAGGAACTGTTTTTCTGCTGGTTTGGGTCGCCCTCTGGTTTTGTTTTACAGCCCGGGACATCAGGCCAGAACCTTGGCTGTAATACAGAGGAGATCCGCCATGAAAAAAACTCCGACTCCTACGGGCTTTGAGTATGTTTTCTACGCGGTTTCCACGTCGCTGCTTCTTGCAACCCCGTTGGAAACCCATGCGTTGGGCCTGGAGGATAACGACCCGTTCACCAGCTTCATGCAGCGCCAAACCCAGGTACCAGGACAAAACCTGCCGACCCCGACCCTGGCGCTGGTCCCCGTCAGCGCCAGTGGCCTGGCCCTGCACACCTTGAATGCGTTTTCCGACCGCATGGCCGAGCGCAATGCCCCGGCTGCCACGGACGCCATTGCCAGCCAATGGGCTCAGTTCTTTCCGGCCCCGATGAAAAACGGGGCCGCAGAACCGTCGCGCCTCGACGCGCGCACCCCGACCCTGCAGATCAGCCCGGACCTGTTCGTGCGTGAAACCAGCAGCGGCAATACTCACCGTGCCGGTTTCTTCGTTGGCCACAGCAACCTGCAAAGCGGTTTCGATGGCATGCACAAGCCTCAGGTAGGCGACAAGAAAACCGCCGTGAACCTGGACGGTGAAAGCCTGGGTGTGTACTGGAGCATGACCCACGACCAGGGCTGGCACCTGGACGCCGTGGCCATGGGTACCCGCTTCGACATCAACGGGCGCAGCGAAACCGGCCAGCGCCTCGATGGCAATGGCCATGCGCTGACCTTGTCGGTTGAAGGCGGCTACCCCATCCAACTGGGTGACAACTGGACCATCGAACCCCAGGCCCAGTTGATCAACCAACAGTACTTTCCGGGCAGCCAGACGCCGGCGACCACCCAGCAAGCCTTCGATGAGCAACCGAACTGGACAGGCCGGGTCGGGGCCAAGTTGTCGGCCCGCTACAACCTGCGTGGCATGCCGATCGAACCCTTCCTGCGTACCAACGTCTGGTACGACTTCTCCAATGCCGACACCGTCAGCCTGGACCAGGTCGACAAGATCAGCAGCGGCCGCAATTCGGCCACCGTGGAAGTGGGGTTGGGTCTGGTGGCACGGGTGACGCCCAAGGTCGCGCTGTTCGTCAGCGCCGACTACAGCAGCGATGTGGATGACAACGACTTGAATGGCCTGATCGGCAACCTGGGTGTGCGGGTCAGGTGGTAGTAGGAGCGGGCTTGACCCGCGATAGCGATGTGGCTGGAAAGGTCGCTATCGCGGGGCAAGCCCGCTCCTACCGGGTCAGGCGGGGCGCAGGATGAGTACGCCCAGCGGTGGCAGGTTCAGGGCCAGCGATTGCGGCTGGCCGTGGCTGGGAATGGCCTCGCTGGTCACCGCGCCCAGGTTGCCGTGGTTGGTGCCGGCATAGCCTTCGGCATCGCTGTTGAGCACTTCGGCCCAGCGCTCGCCAAAGGGCACACCGATGCGATAGCGCTCCCGCGGCACCGGGGTGAAATTCGCCACCACCAGCAATGGCTCACCGCTCGCACTCCAGCGCAGCCAGGCATAGACGCTGTTGTGGGCATCGTCGCCAATCAGCCATTGGAACCCCTGGGGCAGGCAATCCTGTTCGTGCAGCGCGCGCTCTTCGCGGTACAGGCGGTTGAGATCGCCGACCAGGCGCTGCACCCCCAGGTGCTCGGGGTACTTGAGCAGGTACCAGTCCAGTTCGCTGTCGTGGTTCCACTCGCGCCACTGGCCAAACTCGCAGCCCATGAACAGTAGCTTCTTGCCCGGGTGGGTCCACATGAAGGTCAGGTAGGCGCGCAGGTTGGCGAATTTCTGCCAGCGGTCACCGGGCATCTTGTCGATCAGCGAGTGTTTGCCATGGACCACTTCATCGTGGGAGATCGGCAGGATGAAGTGCTCGGAGTAGGCGTAGATCAGCCCGAAGCTCATCTCGTTGTGATGGTAGGTACGATGGATCGGGTCGTTCTGGATGTAATGCAGGGTGTCGTGCATCCAACCCATGTTCCATTTGTAGGCAAAACCCAGACCGCCCTGTTGGGTCGGCTGGCTGACCCCGGGCCAGGCCGTGGACTCTTCGGCAATCACCAGGGCACCCGGCACCTCAAGCGCGACCACCTCATTGAGGTGGCGCAGGAAGTCGATGGCCTCGAGGTTTTCCCGACCGCCATGGCGGTTGGGCACCCACTCGCCGGCCTTGCGCGAGTAGTCGCGATACAGCATCGAGGCCACGGCATCGACTCGCAGCCCGTCGATATGAAAGTGCTTGAGCCAGTGCAACGCCGAGGCCAGCATGAAGCCGTGCACTTCGGTACGCCCCAGGTTGTAGATCAGGGTGTCCCAGTCCTGGTGAAACCCTTCGAGGGGGTTGTCGTACTCATACAGCGCCGTGCCGTCGAAGCGCGCCAGGCCGTGGGTGTCGGTGGGGAAATGCGCCGGCACCCAGTCGAGGATCACACCGATGGACGCCTGGTGACAGGCATCGACAAAGGCGGCGAAGTCTTCAGCGCTGCCGTAGCGTGCCGTCGGCGCGAACAGCGACAACGGCTGATAGCCCCACGAGCCGCCAAACGGATGCTCCATGATCGGCATCAGTTCGATATGGGTGAAGCCCGTCTGCTGGATGTACGGCACCAGTCGCTCGGCCAGTTCGCGCCAGTTGTAGAAACGCGCCACCTCACCGGTGTCGTCCAGCTCGCATTGCCAGGAGCCGGCGTGCAGCTCATAGATCGACAAGGGTGCGTTGGTCGCCTGGCGCTCACCCCGGACCTGCATCCAGGCCTGGTCCTGCCAGTCATGGGCCAGGGGCCCGGCCACCCGTGAGGCGGTGCTGGGCGGCAGCTCCGTGGCGCGGGCCAGCGGATCGGCCTTGAGCGGCAGGATGCCCTCGCGACCGAGCACTTCGTACTTGTAGGCTTCACCGGCCGTCAGGCGCGGCACGAAGATCTCCCAGACGCCGGAAGGATGGCGCAGGCGCATCGGGTGGCGACGCCCGTCCCAGTTGTTGAAATCGCCCACCACCGATACCCGCCGGGCATTGGGTGCCCACACGGAGAAGCGCACCCCGTCGATGCCTTCTACCTGTGTCAGTTGCGCGCCCATGCTGCCGGAAAGGTCGCGGTGATTACCCTCGGCAAACAGATAAAGGTCCATGTCCCCCAGCAGCGGACCGAAGCTGTACGGGTCTTCGGTCAGTTGCTCGCCGCCGGCCCAGTTGATGCGCAGCACATAAGGCTGCTGCTCGGGCAAATGAGCGATGAACAGGCCCGGCACCGATTGCTGCTCAAGCTCGCCCAGCACCCGCCCGTCATCACGGGCCAGGGCCTGTGCGCTCAAGGCGTTGGGCAAATAGGCGCGGACAAACTGGCCGCCTGCACCATCCGGGTGCGGGCCGAGCACGGCGAACGGGGCGGCATGCTCGGCCCTGACCAGGGCGTCGCTGTCTCGATGACCCAGCCCGCCTTCCTCGCGCTTGCGTTGATTCATTACGTTTCTCCCCAGGTACTTGTCAGGCCATGGAGGCCATGCAAAGGCACGGCCAGCCAACTTGGGCGGTTTTCGGCTTCATACAGGATTTCGTAGGCGGCCTTTTCCAGGCTGAACAGTTCCAGTGCCGCACGCTCGCCGTCGGCATGTTCCCAGGCATGGGGCATGGCCGCGGTGGCCAGCCCATAGGCCTCGACAAAGGCATGTCGGGCCTGGTGCAGATAACGCCTGGCAACCCGCTGACGTGCCTGGCGGGCACTGTCCGAGAGGTCGACACTGGAGGCACTGCGCAGCACCATGGCAGCAGCATAGTCGAAGGATCGCAACACGCCGCTGACATCCTTGTAGGGGCTGTGTTTGGCCCTGCGTTCCTGCAGCGGGCGCGCAGGCTCGCCCTCGAAGTCAATCAGGTAGGCATCGCCCTGGACCACCAGTACCTGCCCCAGGTGCAGGTCGCCATGCACGCGCATCAACAGGCCGCCCTGGGCCTGCGTGCTCAGGGTGGCGACCGTGGCCAGGAGGTCCTTGCGTTGCTGTTGCAGGTCATCGACCAGGACCTGGCTGTCGGGGTCCAGTTCGCCGCGGTGCTGTTTGAGCAGGTCCAGGGCGCGGGTCAGTTGAGCACTGATCTGTTGACCCCAGGCCTGGCAGTCTTGTGGGGTGCTGGCCCGTGGCTGGAAGGCCGGGTCCTGGGTCGGCGCCGCCAGCAACAGGTGCATCTCGCCCAGGCGTTGCCCCAGCAAGGCAGCAAAGTCGGCCAGGTCCTGCAGCGCATCGGTATGGGCATCCAGGCCTTGCTCGCCGGGTTCCAGCTCGTCGCGAATGGCCCGCTCCAGATTGTTCTGGGTCCAATCCCAGGCATCACCCTGGTTGCTCAGGTAGCCCTGGGCGATCATCAACAAGTGTGGCTGTTGCCGGGCGTCGACGCGGCTGACCCAGCCCAGCAGCGGCGAGATATTGGCGAAGCCGGCAGCGGTCAGGTAGGCGCTCATTTCCAGCTCCGGATGCACCCCGGGGTTGACCCGTCGGATCAGCTTGAGCACCAGGCTGCCGCCGACCACCACCGAGCTGTTGGACTGCTCGGCCGAGAGGTAGCGCACCTCGGCATCGTCACCCAGGTTCAGGGCGGCCAACTGCTCGGTGGCGTTGAAACTCAACTCGCCCTCGGCACAAGGCAGCCGGGTCCCTTCCTTGCACCCCAACAGCACCGCACGGATGAAGCTCTCCAGCACAAAGCCATCGGTGATCAGGCCCACCTGGCGCCCGCGGCGTACCCGCGCCAACGCCAGTTGCTGGGGCGGTGCGCTGTTGATCTGCTCTTCGCCGATCAGGCCGAAGGGCAGTTGGTAGCGGTTGCTGTGATCGCCACTTCTGACCTCGATCTCGCTGAGCAATACCGGGCTGGTGGGCGCACCGAAGCGTACCCCATAGGCAATAGACACCTGATCAATGCGGGTTTCCTTGCCCGCGAACCAGCGGCGCTTGGGCAGGTACTGGGGCAGGATGCCGTCTTGCAGGGCGTTGCGGGCCGGTGCTTCGAGCAGCTCCTCCATGCGCTTCTTCAGCACCAGTGTGGTGAACTCCGGCAGGCTCTGGGCCGGCTCCCGGTGCCAGCTGGGCATCTGGTCCTTGGGCGCCAGCAGGAACCAATAGAAACCATAGGGCGGCAGGGTCAACAGGAACGGCAACTGGCCAATGGGCGGGAAGGCGCTGGCGCCGAGCATCTCCACCGGCACCATGTCGGCGTACTGCGACAGCTCCAGCTCGGCGGCCTGGGCGGCACGGGAGACGTTGGCCACACACAGGATGATCTCGCTCTTGCCGTCGGGCCCGGTGTATTCGCGGATGTACGCGAGGATCCGGCGGTTGCTGGGCGAGAGCATTTTCAAGCTGCCTCGGCCGAAGGCCTTTTGCTGTTTGCGCACCGCCAGCAGGCGGCGGTTCCAGTTCAGCAGCGAGTGCGGGTCATGGGCCTGGGCCTCGACGTTGACCGAGGCGTAGCCGTACAGCGGGTCCATGATCGGCGGCAACACCAGGCGTGCCGGGTCGGCGCGGGAGAAGCCACCGTTGCGGTCGATCGACCACTGCATGGGCGTGCGCACGCCGTCGCGGTCGCCCAGGTAGATGTTGTCGCCCATGCCGATCTCGTCGCCGTAATACAGCGTCGGCGTGCCCGGCATCGACAGCAGCAGGCTGGACAGCAGTTCCACCCGGCGCCGGTCGCGTTGCAGCAGGGGCGCCAGGCGCCGGCGAATCCCCAGGTTGATCCGGGCCCGACGGTCCTCGGCATAGTAGTTCCAGAGGTAATCGCGCTCGCGGTCGGTGACCATCTCAAGGGTCAGCTCATCGTGGTTGCGCAGGAAGATCGCCCATTGGCAATTGGGCGGAATTTCCGGGGTCTGGCGCAGGATGTCGGTGATCGGAAAGCGGTCTTCCTGGGCCACGGCCATGTACATGCGCGGCATCAGCGGGAAGTGAAACGCCATGTGGCATTCATCGCCCTGCCCTTCGCCGAAATACAGCTGGGTGTCCTCCGGCCATTGATTGGCCTCGGCCAACAGCATGCGGTCGGGGTAATTGGCGTCGATCTCGGCGCGGATTTGCTTGAGCACCTGGTGGGTCTCGGGCAGGTTCTCGTTGTTGGTGCCATCGCGCTCGATCAGGTACGGGATGGCGTCCAGGCGCAGGCCGTCCACGCCCAGGTCGAGCCAGTAGCGCATGACCCCGATCACCGCCTTCATCACCTGCGGGTTATCGAAATTCAGGTCGGGCTGGTGCGAGTAGAAACGGTGCCAGAAGTACTGCCCGGCCACCGGGTCCCAGGTCCAGTTGGATTTCTCGGTGTCGAGAAAAATGATCCGCGTGCCGTCGTACTTCTGGTCGCTGTCGGACCACACGTAAAAGTCCCTGGCCTTGCTGCCGGGCTTGGCGTGGCGGGCCTTCTGGAACCAGGCGTGCTGGTCGGAGGTGTGGTTGATGACCAGCTCGGTGATGACCCGCAAACCACGCGTGTGCGCCTCGGCGATGAAGCGCTTCACATCGGCCAGGGTGCCATAGTCGGGGTGCACGGCCTTGTACTCGGCGATGTCGTAGCCGTCGTCGCGCCGTGGCGAGGGGTAGAACGGCAGCAGCCACAGGGTGTTGACCCCAAGTTCCGCGATGTAGTCGAGCTTGGCGATCAGCCCGGGGAAATCACCGATGCCGTCGTTGTTGGAGTCGAAGAAGGATTTGACGTGAACCTGGTAGATGATCGCGTCCTTGTACCACAGGGGATCGTCGATGAAGGCTGCCGGGCGGGTGCGCTTGGCCATGGTCGACTCCTTTCTAGAGGGCTTTTTCGATACGCCAGATACCGAACGGCAGGTGCCAGGGCTCGATGCGCATCCATTGGGTCTTGCCGTGCCAGGTCCAGCGGTGGCCGGTCATCAGGTCTTCGCCGAAGGTGTCGGCGTTGTCATCCAGGCCCAGCTCCCACAGCGGCAGCTCGAAGTGGGCTTCCTGGGCGTTGTGCGGGTCGAGGCTGATGGCGATCAGGATGAAGTTGTCGCGCTCGGCGGTGCGCTTGCCGAAGTACAGGATGTTGTCGTTCCAGGCATTGAAGAAGGCCACGCCCAGGTGGGTCTGCAGCGCCGGGTTCTGGCGGCGGATACGGTTGAGCTGGGCGATCTCGGCAATGATGTTGCCCGGCTGGGTGAAGTCCCGCGGGCGGATCTGGTACTTCTCCGAATCCAGGTATTCCTCTTTACCCGGAATGGGCGTGGCCTCGCACAGCTCGAACCCCGAGTACATGCCCCACAGCCCCGAGCCCATGGTCGCCAGGGCGGCGCGAATCAGGAACCCGGCGCGGCCCGATTCATGGAGAAAGAACGGGTTGATGTCGGGGGTATTGACGAAGAAGTTGGGCCGGTAGCAATAGCGCCAGGGTGGCTGGTTGAGCTCTTCGAAATAGCGTTGCAGCTCGGCCTTGGTGTTGCGCCAGGTGAAGTAGCTGTAGCTCTGGGAATAGCCGACCTTGCCCAGGCGCGCCATCATGGCCGGTTTGGTGAAGGCTTCGGCGAGGAAGATCACATCCGGATGCTGGCTGCGGATGTTGGCGATCATCCAGTGCCAGAACGGCAGCGGCTTGGTGTGCGGGTTGTCGACGCGGAACATCTTCACGCCTTCCTGCACCCAGCCCAGTACCACATCGCGCAGGGCCAGCCACAAGGCCGGCACGGCATCGGCGGCATAGAAGTCGACGTTGACGATGTCCTGGTACTTTTTCGGCGGGTTTTCCGCATAGCGTATCGAGCCGTCGGGCCGCCAGGAGAACCAGCCGGGGTGCTCCTTGAGCCAGGGGTGGTCCTGGGAGCACTGGATGGCGAAGTCCAGGGCGATCTCCAGGCCGTGCTCGGCGGCAGCGGCCACCAGCCGGCGAAAGTCCTCGCGGCTGCCCAGTTGCGGGTGAATGGCCTCGTGTCCGCCCTGTTCACTGCCGATGGCATAGGGGCTGCCCGGCTCCCCGGGTTCGGCCTGCAAGGCGTTGTTGCGGCCCTTGCGGTGGCGCACCCCGATGGGATGGATCGGCGGGAAATACAGCACATCGAAGCCCATGTCGCGGATCATCGGCAGGCGTTCATGCACATCGTTGAAGGTGCCGTGCCGCTCGGGGTCATCGGTGATCGAGCGGGGAAACAGCTCGTACCAGCTGGCAAACAGGGCCTGGCGCCGCTCCACATCCAGGGGGTATTCGGGGCTGCGGCTCAGGTAGGTGCGGTGATCGGCTTCGCGCATCAGGCTGGCGGTGTTGGGATGCAGCAGCTGCGCCACCTGCTCTTCGGGGGGCAGGGTCGGCAGCGCCAGGCGCAAGCCTTGCAACTGATCGTGCAACAAGCCCTGGCAGCGTTCGATATTGTGCTCAAGCAGCAGCAAGCCTTCCTGCAGCTCCAGCGGCACGGCAACGCCGGCGTTGAACTTCTTCTCGAGGTCCTGGCAGTAGGTGGCGAACGGGTCGATCCAGGCTTCGATACTGAACAGGTGCGGCCCCTGCTCGGCCACGGTGAACTGCGCCTGCCACAGGTCATTGCCCGCGAACGTCATGGGCACGCAATGCCAGCGCCGGCTATGCGCCTGGCGCCAATTGAGCATCACCGCCAGGGCGTCGTGGCCGTCGCTGTAGACCTTGCTGCTGACCTGCACCGCCTCGCCCACCACGGCCTTGACCGCAAACAGGCCGCCATCGAGCAGCGGCTGGGTGTTTTCGATCACGATCCTGGGTTCGAGCAGTGCCTGGGACAGGCTGATGGCCTGGTCGGGATGATCGGCGGCCGGGGCTGTACGGTCGGTTTTGAAGGGCTCATCGCGGGTCATCGATCCTTGCTCCGTTACGAGGTAGGCGTAAGAGTTCAGAGCGGATGGGCGGCGTGGGGTTCAAAAAAAATGAGCGATTGACGCCCAGTGCAGTCGAAAACAACTGAGCCCGTCATCCATACCCCCCTTGCGAGGTCAGGCCATGAACATTCCCATCCCGGCAGAAACGCCCGATCCGAATATCGACGACCCGACGCTGCCACCTGCGGTGCCGGATGAAGAGCCCGATGAGTTGCCGGTCAAACCGACGGTGCCGCCCACCGTAGGCGACCCGCCCAGTGACGAGCCGCCGGTGAAAGCGTAGACGATCGCGGGGCAAGCCTGCCCCTGCACGGTAGGAGCGGGCTTGCCCCGCGAATGCGATCTGCCTGACCCAGCGCTATCGCGGGACAAGCCCGCTCCCACGGCGCTTGATGCTCGCGCCCCCAGTTAGGCGCGGGCTGGTCCCGCGATAGCCTCACCCCTTCGTCAGTTCCTCGATACTGATCTCGCGCATCCTGAACTTCTGCACCTTGCCGGTCACTGTCATCGGGAACTCGTCGACAAAGCGGAAGAAACGCGGGGTCTTGAAGTGGGCGATACGGCTCTTGCACCACTGCTGCAGCTCGATCTCGCTGGCGCTGTGGCCCGGATGGAACTTGATCCAGGCAACAATCTCCTCGCCGTAGCGTTCATCCGGGATACCGATCACCTGCACATCGGCCACGGCAGGGTGGGTGAAGAAGAACTCTTCAAGCTCCCGTGGATAGATGTTCTCGCCGCCGCGGATGATCATGTCCTTGTTGCGCCCGGCGATACACACATACCCCGCCTCGTTCATGGTCGCCAGGTCGCCGGTGTGCATCCAGCCAGCCGGGTCGATGGCCTCGAGGGTGGCTTCGGGGTTGCCCCAGTAGCCGAGCATGACGCTGTAGCCACGGGTGTACAGCTCGCCAATGGTGCCGCGCGGCACGACGCAGCCGTGCTCGTCGACAATCTTGCTTTCCAGCTGGGGCTGCGTGCGCCCTACCGTGGTTACCCGCAGTTCCAGGTCGTCATCCGGGCCGGTCTGCAACGATACCGGGCTGGTTTCGGTCATGCCGTAGGCGATCTGCACCTCGCTCATGTGCAGTTGGTCGATGACCCGGCGCATCACCTCGATCGGGCAGGTGGCGCCGGCCATGATCCCGGTGCGCAGGCTCGACAGGTCCCGCTCGGTGCGCTGGGGGTGATCGAGCATGGCGATGAACATGGTCGGTACGCCGTAGAGCGCCGTGGCCTTCTCCTGGGCGACGGTGTCCAGGGTCAGCAAGGGGTCGAAGGCGTCGTTGGGGTAGATCATGGTGCTGCCGTGGGTAATGCAGCCCAGGTTACCCATGACCATGCCGAAGCAGTGGTACAACGGCACCGGGATCACCATGCGGTCGTGCTCGGTCAGGCCCAGGCTTTCGCCGACCATGTAGCCGTTGTTGAGGATGTTGTAGTGACTGAGGGTGGCCCCCTTGGGGAAGCCGGTGGTGCCGGAGGTGTACTGGATATTGACCGCTTGATCGAACTGCAGGCTGGCCTGGAGGGCCTGGTAGTCGGCCGGCGTGGTATGCGCCGCCAGGGCTGCCAACTGCTCCCAGGCCAGGAAGCCAGCCGGGGGCGTGGCATCCAGGCTGATCAACCCGCGCAGGGCCGGCAGGCGCTCGCTGCTGAGCTCGCCAGGCACCTGATCGCCGAGTTCGGGCAACAGCTCACCGAGCATGGCGTGATAATCGGAGGTCTTGAAGGCACCGGCGCAGATCAACCACTGGCAACCGGACTGCTTGAGCACATACTCAAGTTCACTGGTGCGGTAGGCGGGGTTGATGTTGACCAGGATCACGCCGATCTTGGCGCTGGCGAACTGGGCAATGCACCACTGGGCACAGTTCGGTGCCCAGACGCCCAGGCGGTCGCCGGTCTTGAGCCCCAGGGCCATCAGCGCCCGGGCGTGACAGTCGACGCTGTCGGCCAGTTGCTGCCAGCTGTAGCGCAATTGCTGGTGGCGCACCACCAGAGCCTCGCGCTGGGCAAAACGCGACACAGTATTGTCAAATGCCTGGCCGATAGTCATGGCCAGCAAGGGCTTATCCTGGCGCCCCTGGGTATAGCTCGGTTGATTCATGGCGGTCCCTTGTTGTGGTTGTTCTGGGAACTGATTCAAGCGGGTCCTACTCTGGCTGATATTTACGTTAACGTAAAGGTCATGGCGCGATTGACAGTGACCGGCGGCAGGTTTACGTTAACGTAAAGGTTATTGATAGACCCGTAGGCGCGGGCTTGCCCCGCGATACCCCTGATATCCAAGAACAAAAAGGTGC
It encodes:
- a CDS encoding endonuclease/exonuclease/phosphatase family protein, encoding MNLEPHPSILAGTRQAPPVQRLRVLTVNTHKGFTAFNRRFILPELREAVRSTQADIVFLQEVLGSHDRHAARYAGWPQTSQYEFLADSMWSDFAYGRNAVYPDGHHGNALLSKYPIIEHRNLDVSITGPERRGLLHCVLDVPGQHQVHAVCVHLSLLESHRQKQLQLLRRLLDSLPADAPVIIAGDFNDWKLRGNRTLGLHRGLHEAFERHHGLLARTYPARLPLLRLDRIYLRNANSHAPQILGNKPWSHLSDHLPLAVEVHL
- a CDS encoding autotransporter domain-containing protein → MKKTPTPTGFEYVFYAVSTSLLLATPLETHALGLEDNDPFTSFMQRQTQVPGQNLPTPTLALVPVSASGLALHTLNAFSDRMAERNAPAATDAIASQWAQFFPAPMKNGAAEPSRLDARTPTLQISPDLFVRETSSGNTHRAGFFVGHSNLQSGFDGMHKPQVGDKKTAVNLDGESLGVYWSMTHDQGWHLDAVAMGTRFDINGRSETGQRLDGNGHALTLSVEGGYPIQLGDNWTIEPQAQLINQQYFPGSQTPATTQQAFDEQPNWTGRVGAKLSARYNLRGMPIEPFLRTNVWYDFSNADTVSLDQVDKISSGRNSATVEVGLGLVARVTPKVALFVSADYSSDVDDNDLNGLIGNLGVRVRW
- the glgB gene encoding 1,4-alpha-glucan branching protein GlgB, whose protein sequence is MNQRKREEGGLGHRDSDALVRAEHAAPFAVLGPHPDGAGGQFVRAYLPNALSAQALARDDGRVLGELEQQSVPGLFIAHLPEQQPYVLRINWAGGEQLTEDPYSFGPLLGDMDLYLFAEGNHRDLSGSMGAQLTQVEGIDGVRFSVWAPNARRVSVVGDFNNWDGRRHPMRLRHPSGVWEIFVPRLTAGEAYKYEVLGREGILPLKADPLARATELPPSTASRVAGPLAHDWQDQAWMQVRGERQATNAPLSIYELHAGSWQCELDDTGEVARFYNWRELAERLVPYIQQTGFTHIELMPIMEHPFGGSWGYQPLSLFAPTARYGSAEDFAAFVDACHQASIGVILDWVPAHFPTDTHGLARFDGTALYEYDNPLEGFHQDWDTLIYNLGRTEVHGFMLASALHWLKHFHIDGLRVDAVASMLYRDYSRKAGEWVPNRHGGRENLEAIDFLRHLNEVVALEVPGALVIAEESTAWPGVSQPTQQGGLGFAYKWNMGWMHDTLHYIQNDPIHRTYHHNEMSFGLIYAYSEHFILPISHDEVVHGKHSLIDKMPGDRWQKFANLRAYLTFMWTHPGKKLLFMGCEFGQWREWNHDSELDWYLLKYPEHLGVQRLVGDLNRLYREERALHEQDCLPQGFQWLIGDDAHNSVYAWLRWSASGEPLLVVANFTPVPRERYRIGVPFGERWAEVLNSDAEGYAGTNHGNLGAVTSEAIPSHGQPQSLALNLPPLGVLILRPA
- the treS gene encoding maltose alpha-D-glucosyltransferase, whose protein sequence is MAKRTRPAAFIDDPLWYKDAIIYQVHVKSFFDSNNDGIGDFPGLIAKLDYIAELGVNTLWLLPFYPSPRRDDGYDIAEYKAVHPDYGTLADVKRFIAEAHTRGLRVITELVINHTSDQHAWFQKARHAKPGSKARDFYVWSDSDQKYDGTRIIFLDTEKSNWTWDPVAGQYFWHRFYSHQPDLNFDNPQVMKAVIGVMRYWLDLGVDGLRLDAIPYLIERDGTNNENLPETHQVLKQIRAEIDANYPDRMLLAEANQWPEDTQLYFGEGQGDECHMAFHFPLMPRMYMAVAQEDRFPITDILRQTPEIPPNCQWAIFLRNHDELTLEMVTDRERDYLWNYYAEDRRARINLGIRRRLAPLLQRDRRRVELLSSLLLSMPGTPTLYYGDEIGMGDNIYLGDRDGVRTPMQWSIDRNGGFSRADPARLVLPPIMDPLYGYASVNVEAQAHDPHSLLNWNRRLLAVRKQQKAFGRGSLKMLSPSNRRILAYIREYTGPDGKSEIILCVANVSRAAQAAELELSQYADMVPVEMLGASAFPPIGQLPFLLTLPPYGFYWFLLAPKDQMPSWHREPAQSLPEFTTLVLKKRMEELLEAPARNALQDGILPQYLPKRRWFAGKETRIDQVSIAYGVRFGAPTSPVLLSEIEVRSGDHSNRYQLPFGLIGEEQINSAPPQQLALARVRRGRQVGLITDGFVLESFIRAVLLGCKEGTRLPCAEGELSFNATEQLAALNLGDDAEVRYLSAEQSNSSVVVGGSLVLKLIRRVNPGVHPELEMSAYLTAAGFANISPLLGWVSRVDARQQPHLLMIAQGYLSNQGDAWDWTQNNLERAIRDELEPGEQGLDAHTDALQDLADFAALLGQRLGEMHLLLAAPTQDPAFQPRASTPQDCQAWGQQISAQLTRALDLLKQHRGELDPDSQVLVDDLQQQRKDLLATVATLSTQAQGGLLMRVHGDLHLGQVLVVQGDAYLIDFEGEPARPLQERRAKHSPYKDVSGVLRSFDYAAAMVLRSASSVDLSDSARQARQRVARRYLHQARHAFVEAYGLATAAMPHAWEHADGERAALELFSLEKAAYEILYEAENRPSWLAVPLHGLHGLTSTWGET